The window GCCGCGACGCCCACATCCCCTCGGGCGCGGTGGTGGGCCGCAATGTGGTCATCCGCCCCCACGTGGGCATGGCGGCCTTCGGCCCCGATGCGGCGGTGGCCAGCGGCGCGACGGTGGAGCTATAGCGCGGGCTGGCGTTGCGCAGCCGAGGTGGGGCCGGGGCAGATGCTGCTCCGGCCCCTGCTGTTTTCTTTGCTCCACGCCCTCGCGTCTTCGTGGAAACCATTTTTTGTCTCCTTGGTGCCTTGGAGTCTTGGTGGTAAAATTTTTCAGAGCGAAAGGGAGAACCTATGCCAAAGAACTACCTGAGCGATATGGATGGCGTGCTGGTGCGCGGGTCGGATCCCGTGCCCGGCGCGAACGAGTTTATCGACCGGCTGCAGGCGGCGGGCGCGAAGTTCCTGCTGCTCACCAACAACTCGATCTACACCCAGCGCGATCTACAGGCTCGGCTGGCCCGGATCGGCCTGAATGTGCCCGCCGAGTCGATCTACACATCCGCCATGGCCACCGCGCGCTTCCTGCACACCCAGCGCCCTGGCGGCAGCGCCTATGTGGTGGGCGAGTCGGGCCTGACCACGGCGCTGCACGACATCGGCTATGTGATCACCGAGCACCAGCCCGACTATGTGGTGGTGGGCGAGACAACCTCGTACAGCTTCGAGCGGATCACCCGCGCCTCGCGGCTGGTGGCGGCGGGCGCGCGCTTCATCGCCACCAACCCCGATGTGTCTGGCCCGGGCGACGGCGGCATGGTGCCCGCCACAGGCGCGGTGGCCGCGCTGATCGCCGCCGCCACGGGGGTGACGCCCTACTTCATTGGCAAGCCCAACCCGCTGATGATGCGCACCGCGCTGCGCGCCATCGACGCCCACTCCGAGGACTCGGTGATGATCGGCGACCGCATGGATACCGATATCATCGGCGGGGTGGAGAGCGGCATGGAGACCATCCTGGTGCTCACGGGCGTCACGCGGCGCGCGGATGTCGAGCGCTTTCCCTATCGCCCCTCGCAGATCGTTGAGTCGGTGGCCGATATTGTGGTGCGCTGATCGGGGCAGATCTGGCCGCCTGGTCCAATTTTTATGCCCATTTGTAAAGATTTGGTAAAGAAAATGTACAATCCGAGGGGGTACAACTTCCTCGGATTTCTTGCTATAGCGATCAGTATAATCTATCTTCTTTCAATTCATTGCAGTACACGTTTTGAAACCGCTCCCGCTTAAACAATTGACGGATGTTAAACAATAGAGTATAGTAACCCCATCCTAGCAATTCATTAAACATCTCCTACTACATCATCTACGACATATGGTTGTTAGGTGACGAGCGCTTCCCTATACCGTCGTATCTTCTGATGGCACTGCGCATTGGCCCCAAAGCGTAGGGAGAGCTGTGTCACGCGTCCGCTAGGCAGCCTCGCCCCGCCGGGCCAGAGAGGAGCACCACCGCGCCCAAAACCCCAGATCGTTGATGCGAATGCGTATCCGTTCCGGCAAAGAAGCCCCCTAACCCTATGAGGAGTAGGTTTCGCATGAGTTCACACGATGAGGTCGAGCATCTCGCCCGCCCCGCCGCACCAGTCGCCCCAGCCTGCGCTATCAACATCGCCGCCACCTTCACCGCCGAGCCGCTTGAGCCGTCGCTGTGCTTCTGGATGCGCGAGCTAGCCATTGCGGCTCGCATCTCCTTTGCCCCGCTCTACCAGGTCTTCCAACAGCTGCTTGACCCCACCGGGTTGCTCGCCACTAATCAGAGCGGTGTCAACATCCTGCTGATCCGCCCCGAGGACTGGCTGCGCTACATCACCGATGTGAGCGACTGGCCCGAGGTTGAGGCCGCCACCGAGCGCACCAGGGCCGATCTATGCCAGATCGTGCGGCAGTTTACGGCGCGCTCGCGGGTGCCGCTGCTGATCGCGCTGTGCCCGGCCTCAGGGCTAGCCCAGGGCGAGCCGCGCCGCGCCGCGCTGCTGGCCCAGCTGGAGGCCGATCTGCTGCGCGATCTGGCCGATCTGCCTGGCGTGGTGCTGCTGCCATCCGCCGAGCTGCTGGAGCTGTACCCCGTGCCGCAGTACGACAACCCCTATGGCGACGAGCTGGGCCAGATCCCCTATACCGAGGAGTTCTTCGCCGCGCTGGGCACGCGGCTGGCGCGGGCGATCCGCGCGCTGCTGGCCCAGCCCTACAAGGTGATCGCGGTGGACTGCGATAACACGCTGTGGGGCGGGGTGTGCGGCGAGGATAGCGCGCAGGGCCTGCAGATCGGGCCGGGCCATCGCGCGCTGCAGGCCTTCCTGGTGGCCCAGCAGCAGGCGGGCATGCTGATCTGCCTGTGCAGCAAAAATAGCGAGGCCGATGTGCAGGCCGTGTTCGATACCCGCGCCGACATGCTGCTGCGGCCCGAGCACCTGAGCCTGCGCTACGTGAACTGGGATGCCAAGTCGCAGAGCCTGCGGGCGATCGCCCAGGCGCTGGGGGTGGGCCTTGATAGCGTGCTCTTCTTGGACGACAGCCCGCTGGAGTGCGCCGAGGTGCGGGCGTCCTGCCCGCAGGTGCTGGCGCTGCAGGTGCCCGCCGAGCCGCAGCTGGCCGCGTTTGTGCGCCACCTGTGGCCCGCCGACCGCATCCGCGTGACCGAGGACGACCGCCAGCGGGCCACGCGCTACCACGAGCAGGCCCAGCGCGAGCGGTTCCGCCAGGAGACGACCAGCCTGGGCGATTTTATCGATGGTCTGGGGCTAGAAGTAACCATACAGCCGCTTGAGGTCGCGCATCTGGATCGGGCGGCGCAGCTGACCCAGCGCACCAACCAGTTCAACCTTACTACCGTCCGGCGCACCTCGGCGGAGCTGGCAAGCCTGCTGCGCGAGGGCGTGGGCGCGCAGGTGGTGCACGTGCGCGACCGCTTTGGCGACTACGGGCTGGTGGGCGTGCTGATCTATGGGGGCGATGGCGACGCGCTGCTGGTCGATACCTTTCTGCTCAGCTGCCGCACCCTGGCGCGGGGCGTGGAGCACCAGATGCTGGCATGGCTTGGGCGCGAGGCCCAGGCGCGCGGCCTGGCCCAGGTGGCGCTGCCCTTCATCCCCACGGCCAAAAACCTGCCCGCGCGGCGCTTCCTGGATGGGCTGGGCGAGGTGGCGTGCGCCCAGGTGGGCGGCGCAGCGCGCTACCAGCTGCCAGCCAGCGCGGCGGCGGCGGCTAGCTACAGCCCCGAGCAGCACGAGACCCCCGCGCCCGCTGACCTCGAGGGTGCGGCCCCCGCGCCGCAGGGCGTGGCGCTGGCCACGTGGGAAGTGTTTCAGCGCATCGCCACGCAGCTGCACGCGGTGGGGCCGATCATGGCGGCCCTCCGCCAGTCCCAGGCCGATCAGGCCCAGGCCCCGCAGCGCTACGTGGCCCCGCGCAGCGAGACCGAGCAAGCGGTGGCCGCCATGTGGGCCGAGCTGCTGGGCGTGGAGCGGGTGAGCGCCGATGCGCAGTTCTTCGATGTGGGCGGGCACTCGCTGCGGCTGGTGCAGTTTATGGTGCGGGTGCGCGATAGATTCGGCGTCGAGCTGCCGATGCAGGTGCTGATCAGCGGGTCGTTCACGATCGTGGATGCCGCGCAGCTGATCGAGCGCTGCCGGATCGAGCAGGCCGACGAGCAGGATCTTGAGGCGCTGCTGACCCAGCTTGATGGCCTTTCGGATGAGGAGATCGCGGCGCTGCTGGCGGAGCAGGGGTAGGCTGGTTGTTGGTTGCAGCGCAGTTAGGTTGAAGATCGCGCCTGGGCATCGCGTTCCAGGCGCAGCACCATCCCAGGTCGCCGCTGGGGGCCACGCGCGCCCCGATCCGCACCGGCGACCAGCGTACTAGGAGAGTTCGCATGTCCAGGATGCTACTGGCGACCCACGGGACCAACGGCGACGTGCTGCCGTTTATCGCCCTCGGGGCCGCCCTCCGCGCACGCGGCCACGATGTCTCCCTCATGACCCACGCCCACTACCAGCGGCCCACGCTCGACGCCGGGCTAGCGTTTCTGCCACTGGATACCGCCGAGCAGTACGAGCGCCAGCTTGACGACTCGCACCTGCTGATGAACCCGCTGCACGACCCGCAGTCGCTGATCCGCTTCTACCAGCGCAACCGCCAGTTCGAGCAGATGCACGAGGAGTTCCAAGCCCTGCGCGCGCTCGTGGTGCCTGGCGACACGGTGATCGTGGCCCGCCACACCTCGGGGCTGGCCGCGCTGATGCTGGGCGAGGCCACCGGCGCACCGGTGGCCTGGGTGGCGCTCTCGCCCAGCCAGCTGATGACCCTGCCGGTGACCAGCTACATGTACGGCCAGGTGCTGTCCGGCGGCATCAACCAGCTGCGCCAGGGCCTGGGGCTGCCGCCGGTGCGCGACTGGCGGCGCTGGCTTGACTCGCCCCAGGTGCAGCTGGGCCTCTGGCCCGAGTGGTTTGCGCCGCCCGAGCCAGAGTGGCCGCGCTCGCTCGCGCCGGTGGGCTTTGTGCTGCACGATGCGGCGGAGGATGGCGAGCTGCCGCCTGAGCTGCGCGAGCTGCTGCAGCGCCACCCCCACCCGGTGCTGATCACGGGCGGCACGGGGCAGCTGCTGCACGCCGAGTTCTACCGCGCCGCCGTGGAGGCCTGCCACCGCGCCGGGCTGCGCGCCCTGCTGGTCACGCGTCACCGCGAGCTGGTGCCCAGCCCGCTGCCAATGAATATACACTGGTTTCCCGCCCTGCCCTTCCGCACCCTGATGCCACAGGTGGGCGCGGTGCTGCACCACGGCGGCATGGGCACGCTGGCCCGCGCCCTGTGGGCTGGCGCGCCCCAGCTGATCCTGGCCGATGGGGCCGACCGCCCCGACAACGCGGCGCGGCTGCACCGGCTGGGGCTGGCCCAGTGGGCCGCGCCCGAGCGCTGGTCCTCGCCCGCTGTGGTCGAGCAGCTGGCCAGCCTGGCCACGCCCGAGGCGCGGCAGCGCTGCGCCAGCTGGGCCAGCCAGATCGCGCCCGCCCAGTCGCTGGCCGCCGCCTGCGAGCACCTAGAGGCGCTGCTGCGCCCCGAGCAGCTGGCCAGGGGTGCGGCCCCGCTCACGCCAAACGACGACCCAGGGCTGCGCGATCGGCTGCGCGGCCTCACCGCCGCGCAGCGGCAGGCGCTGGCCACGCGGCTGCGCCAGGGCGCGGCTAGCGCCCAACCGACCCCCATAGAGGAGCAGCTATGAAGATTCTGCTGGCGCAAAATATGTTCTACGTGCCCGCCCACGGCGGCGCGGTGAAGGCTAATCGCCTGCTGATGGAGGCGCTGGCGGCTAGAGGCCACGAGTGCCGCGCGATCGTGACGATCTCCGGCGGCCAGGGCAGGCGCACCGTCGCCCAGTTTGTGGATGAGCTGGCCGCGCGCGGGATCGCGGCGGATGCGGTGGAGCAGGATGCGGTGCGCTTCCGCCTGATGGGCGTCGAGGTGCACGCGGTGCTGCAGATGGCGCAGCTTGGCCAGCGGATCGCCGCGCAGGGCCGCGAGTTTCAGCCCGATGTGGTGCTGGTGCCCACCGACGAGCCGGGCATGATCACGCTTGCGGCGGCGCTGGAGGCCTGCCCTGGCCGCGTGATCGTTCTGGCCCACACGGTGCAGCACCTGCCGTTTGGCCCGCGCTCGTTTTTGGCCAACGAGACCGGCACGGCGCTGCTGCGGCGCACAGCGGGGATCGTGGCGGCCAGCCGCGCCATCCGCGACGAGATCGCGCGCGGCAGCGGGATGGATGCGGCGGTGCTGCCCTTCCCGGCCTATGGTACTGGCCCCTTCCCCAACCTCGGCTCGTTTGGCGCGGGCTACGTCACGCTGATCAATCCCTGCGCCTACAAGGGCCTGCCGATCTTTCTGGGCCTGGCGCGGGCCATGCCCGATGTGCCGTTCGCCGCCGTGCCAACATGGGGCACCACGCAGGCCGATCTAGATGCGCTGGCGGAGCTGCCAAACGTGGCGGTCCTGCCGCCAGCGGATGCGATCGACGAGATCTTCGAGCAGACACGGGTGCTGCTGGTGCCCTCGCTGTGGGATGAGACCTTCGGCCTAGTGGTGGTGGAGGCCATGCTGCGCGGCATCCCGGTGCTGGCCAGCGATGTGGGCGGCCTGTCCGAGGCGGCGCTGGGCGTGGCTGGGCTGCTGCCGGTGCGCGCGATCGAGCGCTACCAGAGCGGTGTGGATCAGAAGCTGATGCCGCTGCCGGTGGTGCCCGAGCAGGATCTGGGGCCGTGGCAGGAGGCGCTGGGCTGTCTGCTGGCCGACCAGCGGGTGTATGAGCGGACAAGCGAACTTTCTCGTTCAGCCGCCGAACATTTCGTCTCCTCCATCGGCGTCGAGCCGTTCGAGCGCTACTTCCGCGAGCAGGTGCGCCACGCGCCCAGTGTGGATCAGCCGCCTAGCGCGGGCGACCAGAGCGATCTGCGCAGGCGCGTGGATGGCCTCTCGCCCGAGCGCCAGGCGCTGCTGGCCCGCATGCTGAAGCAGAAGGGCGGCGCGGCCCCGCGCGGGCCAGACATCCCGGCCCTGCCGCGCAGCGGCGAGCCGCAGCTCTTCCCGTGCTCGTCGGGCCAGAAGCGGCTCTGGCTCATCCAGCAGCTCGACCCCGAGGGTGTGGCCTACAACTCGGTGATCGCCTACCGCGTGGCGGGCGACCTAGATGTCGGCCTGCTCCAGCGCAGCTTCGACGCCATGATCTGCCGCCACGAGAGCCTGCGCACCACCTTTGTGGAGCGCGACGGCGAGCCGATGCAGCAGGTGAATGCGCCATGGCATATGCACATCCGCACATTCGACCTGCGCGCGCTGCCGCCCGCGCTGCGCGAGGCCGAGGCGGGCCGGATCGCCCGCGAGGTGAACAGCCAGCCCTACGCGCTGGCCGAAGGCCCGCTGACCCGCGCCGCCGTGTTCTCCCTGGCCGAGGCCGAGTGGGTGGTGATGTTTGGCATCCACCACATCGTGAGCGACGGCTGGTCGATGGGCACCTACCAGCGCGAGCTGTGCGAGATCTACAACGCCTACGCCGCCGGTCGCCCGCTGGCCCTGCCGCCGCTGGCGCTGCAGTGCGCCGATATCTCGGTGTGGCAGAACGAGCAGATGCGCAGCCCAGCCATGGAGCCGCACCTCGACTACTGGATGCGCAAGCTGGCAGCGCCCCTGCCCGTGCTGGAGCTGCCCACCGACCGACCGCAGCCCGCGTTTCCCACCCAGCGCGGTGCCTTCCAGCTGCACATGCTGCCGCCCGAGCTGGTGGATGCGGCCCAGCGCCTGAGTCGCCAGGAGGGCGCCACGCCCTTCATGACCTTCCTGGCCGTGTTCAAGCTGCTGCTGGCCCGCTACACCGGCCAGGAGGATCTGGTGGTGGGCACGGTGATGGCGAACCGCACCCACGCCGCGCTAGAGCCGGTGATCGCCTTCTTGGCCAACACGCTGGTGCTGCGCACCGATCTGAGCGGCCAGCCCAGCTTCCGCGAGCTGCTGGCCCGCGTGCGCACCATGGCCAGCGAGGCCTACCAGCATCAGGATGTGCTGTTCGCGCTGCTGGTGGAGAAGCTCAACCCGATGCGCGATATCAACCGCCAGCCCTTGTTTGACGTGACCTTTGGTTTTCATAATGTGCCGACGCAGGATTTCCGCCTGGATGGCATGGATGTGACCCCCTGGGCGGTGCCGATGGAGTCGAGCAGCATGCCGATCTCGTTTGACCTGACGATGACGCCCAACGGCGTGCAGGCGCAGATCGAGTACAGCACCGAGCTGTTCGACGGGGCGACGATCACGCGCCTGTTTGGCCACTACGTGACGCTGCTGGAGGCCGCGCTGGCCGACCCCGACCGCCCGATCGCCGACCTGCCCATGCTGACCGCCGCCGAGCAGGCCACGCTGCGCGGCTGGGCGGGCGAGGCCCCCCGGCTGGCCCCGCTGCCGGTGCACCGCCTGTTCGCGCAGCAGGCCGCCGAGCGACCCGATGCGCCCGCTGTGGCCAGCGGCGACGAGACGCTGAGCTACGCCGCGCTCGACCGCCAGTCGAACCAGCTCGCGCGGCTGCTCCAGCGGCGCGGCGTGGTGCCGGGGGCGCATGTGGGCATCTGCCTGGGCCGCAGCCCGCGCCTGCTGGTGGCGGTGCTGGCGGTGCTGAAGGCGGGCGGCGCGTATGTGCCGCTTGACCCCGAGCAGCCGCCCGAGCGGCTGGCCTTCCTGGCCCAGGATGCGGGGGCGGCCCTGGTGATCGTCGAGCGGGCCACGGCGGGCGCGCTGGCCCTGGCCTCGGCGCGGCTGCTGGGGCTGGATGAGCACGCCGCCGAGCTGGCGGGCCTGCCACCCACGGCGCTGGCCCACAGCGTCGCGCCCGAGGATGCCGCCTACATCATCTACACATCCGGCTCCACCGGCGCTCCCAAGGGCGTGGTGGTGACGCACGGCGGCCTGGCCAACGCCTACCAGGGCTGGGAGCAGGTCTTCCACCTGCGCGAGACCGCCAGTGCTCACCTGCAGATGGCCAGCGCCACCTTCGATGTGTTCACCGGCGACTGGGTGCGGGCGCTCTGCTCGGGGGCGCGGCTGGTGCTGTGCCCGCGCGACCTGCTGCTGGAGCCGCCGCGTCTCTACGCCTACATGCGCCGACACGGCATCGACTGCGCCGAGTTCGTGCCGGTGGTGCTGCGCGAGCTGATGCGCCACCTGCGCGACAGCGGCCAGCGGCTCGACCACATGCGGCTGCTGCTGGTCGGCT is drawn from Chloroflexia bacterium SDU3-3 and contains these coding sequences:
- a CDS encoding HAD family hydrolase, producing the protein MPKNYLSDMDGVLVRGSDPVPGANEFIDRLQAAGAKFLLLTNNSIYTQRDLQARLARIGLNVPAESIYTSAMATARFLHTQRPGGSAYVVGESGLTTALHDIGYVITEHQPDYVVVGETTSYSFERITRASRLVAAGARFIATNPDVSGPGDGGMVPATGAVAALIAAATGVTPYFIGKPNPLMMRTALRAIDAHSEDSVMIGDRMDTDIIGGVESGMETILVLTGVTRRADVERFPYRPSQIVESVADIVVR
- a CDS encoding HAD-IIIC family phosphatase; this translates as MSSHDEVEHLARPAAPVAPACAINIAATFTAEPLEPSLCFWMRELAIAARISFAPLYQVFQQLLDPTGLLATNQSGVNILLIRPEDWLRYITDVSDWPEVEAATERTRADLCQIVRQFTARSRVPLLIALCPASGLAQGEPRRAALLAQLEADLLRDLADLPGVVLLPSAELLELYPVPQYDNPYGDELGQIPYTEEFFAALGTRLARAIRALLAQPYKVIAVDCDNTLWGGVCGEDSAQGLQIGPGHRALQAFLVAQQQAGMLICLCSKNSEADVQAVFDTRADMLLRPEHLSLRYVNWDAKSQSLRAIAQALGVGLDSVLFLDDSPLECAEVRASCPQVLALQVPAEPQLAAFVRHLWPADRIRVTEDDRQRATRYHEQAQRERFRQETTSLGDFIDGLGLEVTIQPLEVAHLDRAAQLTQRTNQFNLTTVRRTSAELASLLREGVGAQVVHVRDRFGDYGLVGVLIYGGDGDALLVDTFLLSCRTLARGVEHQMLAWLGREAQARGLAQVALPFIPTAKNLPARRFLDGLGEVACAQVGGAARYQLPASAAAAASYSPEQHETPAPADLEGAAPAPQGVALATWEVFQRIATQLHAVGPIMAALRQSQADQAQAPQRYVAPRSETEQAVAAMWAELLGVERVSADAQFFDVGGHSLRLVQFMVRVRDRFGVELPMQVLISGSFTIVDAAQLIERCRIEQADEQDLEALLTQLDGLSDEEIAALLAEQG
- a CDS encoding glycosyltransferase family 1 protein: MSRMLLATHGTNGDVLPFIALGAALRARGHDVSLMTHAHYQRPTLDAGLAFLPLDTAEQYERQLDDSHLLMNPLHDPQSLIRFYQRNRQFEQMHEEFQALRALVVPGDTVIVARHTSGLAALMLGEATGAPVAWVALSPSQLMTLPVTSYMYGQVLSGGINQLRQGLGLPPVRDWRRWLDSPQVQLGLWPEWFAPPEPEWPRSLAPVGFVLHDAAEDGELPPELRELLQRHPHPVLITGGTGQLLHAEFYRAAVEACHRAGLRALLVTRHRELVPSPLPMNIHWFPALPFRTLMPQVGAVLHHGGMGTLARALWAGAPQLILADGADRPDNAARLHRLGLAQWAAPERWSSPAVVEQLASLATPEARQRCASWASQIAPAQSLAAACEHLEALLRPEQLARGAAPLTPNDDPGLRDRLRGLTAAQRQALATRLRQGAASAQPTPIEEQL
- a CDS encoding amino acid adenylation domain-containing protein — encoded protein: MKILLAQNMFYVPAHGGAVKANRLLMEALAARGHECRAIVTISGGQGRRTVAQFVDELAARGIAADAVEQDAVRFRLMGVEVHAVLQMAQLGQRIAAQGREFQPDVVLVPTDEPGMITLAAALEACPGRVIVLAHTVQHLPFGPRSFLANETGTALLRRTAGIVAASRAIRDEIARGSGMDAAVLPFPAYGTGPFPNLGSFGAGYVTLINPCAYKGLPIFLGLARAMPDVPFAAVPTWGTTQADLDALAELPNVAVLPPADAIDEIFEQTRVLLVPSLWDETFGLVVVEAMLRGIPVLASDVGGLSEAALGVAGLLPVRAIERYQSGVDQKLMPLPVVPEQDLGPWQEALGCLLADQRVYERTSELSRSAAEHFVSSIGVEPFERYFREQVRHAPSVDQPPSAGDQSDLRRRVDGLSPERQALLARMLKQKGGAAPRGPDIPALPRSGEPQLFPCSSGQKRLWLIQQLDPEGVAYNSVIAYRVAGDLDVGLLQRSFDAMICRHESLRTTFVERDGEPMQQVNAPWHMHIRTFDLRALPPALREAEAGRIAREVNSQPYALAEGPLTRAAVFSLAEAEWVVMFGIHHIVSDGWSMGTYQRELCEIYNAYAAGRPLALPPLALQCADISVWQNEQMRSPAMEPHLDYWMRKLAAPLPVLELPTDRPQPAFPTQRGAFQLHMLPPELVDAAQRLSRQEGATPFMTFLAVFKLLLARYTGQEDLVVGTVMANRTHAALEPVIAFLANTLVLRTDLSGQPSFRELLARVRTMASEAYQHQDVLFALLVEKLNPMRDINRQPLFDVTFGFHNVPTQDFRLDGMDVTPWAVPMESSSMPISFDLTMTPNGVQAQIEYSTELFDGATITRLFGHYVTLLEAALADPDRPIADLPMLTAAEQATLRGWAGEAPRLAPLPVHRLFAQQAAERPDAPAVASGDETLSYAALDRQSNQLARLLQRRGVVPGAHVGICLGRSPRLLVAVLAVLKAGGAYVPLDPEQPPERLAFLAQDAGAALVIVERATAGALALASARLLGLDEHAAELAGLPPTALAHSVAPEDAAYIIYTSGSTGAPKGVVVTHGGLANAYQGWEQVFHLRETASAHLQMASATFDVFTGDWVRALCSGARLVLCPRDLLLEPPRLYAYMRRHGIDCAEFVPVVLRELMRHLRDSGQRLDHMRLLLVGSDAWLVREAQELRALCGPETRVVNTYGLTEATIDSTYYEIPPSAEPTERMVPIGRPFPGTQVYVLDAMLRPQPATVPGELYVGGAGLARGYLGRPDLTAERFIASPFGAAPDERLYRTGDMARFLGDGTLELLGRADQQVKLRGYRIELGEIEAALRQHPDVEEAVVLAREDVPGDLRLVAYITAAAPPAWGELRAFLRSRLPEYMMPAACVALAALPVSANGKIDRRALPAPDLTPQDAAETFVAPRSLAEETVAEIWGEVLGREQVGVYDNFFAFGGHSLLATRLIVRLRDAFELDLPLRMVFEMPTPAEQAEAIEGILMAEIGDMDETEAERLAASL